The genomic region CTTTCGGCGGCGGCGAACCTACTTCCGGTGGAGAATTCTTTCTGGAGATGGTGCAGGCCGTGCATAACGAAGGTTTCCATGTAACTGTAGATACTTGCGGATTCTGCCCGGCAGAACGTTTCGACAAAACCATCGAACTTGCAGATCTGTTTTTGTTCGACTGTAAACACATGGACCCGGAACAGCACCGGCAATTAACCGGCCAGGATAATGTATTAATTCTACGCAATCTACACGCTGCCTTGAGTTCCGGCAAAGAAGTACATTTACGTATGCCGCTGATGCCGAACATGAACGATTCAGATGAAAATATCGCTGCCATGGCAGATTTTTTAAAGGAATTCGACCGAAGCGAAATTGAAATTATGCCGTGTCATGCCTTTGGACAAAGCAAATATTTAGCACTTAGCAAAGCTCTTCCGCAGGTATCACAATACACGCCGGAAGAACTGGACATAGTTCTGGAAAGATTTGCCAAGCACGGGCTGCAGCCCGTCATGGTCTAACAATAACCATAATGGAGAAATAAATATGTTTACCGTTACCGTACCGGACGAAATGCTGGTAAAACTTCAGGCCATGCTTAAAGATGAAGATGACGACAGCTGTGTGAGACTGCGCGA from Maridesulfovibrio ferrireducens harbors:
- a CDS encoding glycyl-radical enzyme activating protein yields the protein MNQGMIYNIQRMSVHDGPGLRTTIFLKGCPLTCLWCSNPESQKTTPQMMFFEKQCTGCGICADVCPNGAVIPLDGKFGRDIEKCTHCGLCTESCSGKAREMSGKMMSVEEVMNTVRKDSLFYENSGGGVTFGGGEPTSGGEFFLEMVQAVHNEGFHVTVDTCGFCPAERFDKTIELADLFLFDCKHMDPEQHRQLTGQDNVLILRNLHAALSSGKEVHLRMPLMPNMNDSDENIAAMADFLKEFDRSEIEIMPCHAFGQSKYLALSKALPQVSQYTPEELDIVLERFAKHGLQPVMV